In one Sphingomonas sp. AP4-R1 genomic region, the following are encoded:
- a CDS encoding LLM class flavin-dependent oxidoreductase, with translation MTAADSSFRSPRPLVFGYDYAPFGSHPAAITGSSQADPFDPSYVTGVAQLAEAAGFTFIRFGDRALDRGGVDSVLRTEPITTASFVATRTSRIGFVVTANTSYHEPFNVTRLIASLDHVTHGRAGWQLLTATERAAAASFATLAAPGDDHRARAAETIVVARKLWDSWGDAAFVRDKATGAYVDGTKISSIEHEGDLFRVKGPLNVARSPQGHPVLAIEVVSDETAAFAAREADLVLLGNDEGNWADIVRQETRRIGRDPAAIRFLRRFAPVIAETREDGQALLATLEQAEPSQGGTRWIAGSPTDIADILAEQADRDGLDGFLFQFAQAPDQLQRFAALLAPELRRRHLLVDSAPGATFRDRLGLARVADRFAA, from the coding sequence ATGACCGCTGCTGACTCTTCGTTCCGTTCTCCCCGCCCGCTCGTCTTCGGCTATGATTATGCGCCCTTTGGCAGTCACCCCGCCGCCATCACGGGCAGCAGCCAGGCCGATCCTTTCGATCCGTCCTACGTGACCGGCGTCGCCCAGTTGGCGGAGGCCGCCGGGTTCACCTTCATTCGCTTCGGCGATCGTGCCCTGGATCGCGGCGGCGTGGACTCCGTCCTGCGGACCGAGCCGATCACAACGGCGTCCTTCGTCGCGACACGCACGTCGCGGATCGGCTTCGTCGTCACCGCCAACACCAGCTATCATGAGCCGTTCAACGTCACCCGCCTGATCGCCTCGCTGGATCACGTGACCCATGGACGCGCCGGATGGCAGTTGCTGACCGCTACTGAGCGGGCCGCGGCGGCATCTTTCGCAACTCTTGCTGCGCCGGGCGACGATCATCGCGCCCGCGCTGCCGAGACGATCGTGGTCGCCCGGAAGCTGTGGGACAGTTGGGGCGACGCGGCGTTCGTCCGGGACAAGGCAACCGGCGCCTATGTCGATGGGACCAAGATTTCTTCCATCGAGCATGAAGGTGACCTCTTCCGTGTGAAGGGCCCCCTCAACGTCGCGCGTTCGCCGCAGGGACATCCGGTCCTCGCGATCGAGGTCGTTTCCGATGAAACCGCCGCATTCGCAGCACGTGAGGCCGATCTGGTCCTGCTTGGAAATGACGAGGGCAACTGGGCCGATATTGTCCGGCAAGAAACCCGGCGGATCGGGCGTGACCCGGCCGCCATCCGTTTCCTCCGCCGCTTCGCACCCGTCATCGCGGAAACGCGAGAAGACGGGCAGGCCCTCCTGGCTACGCTGGAACAGGCAGAACCCTCCCAAGGCGGCACCCGCTGGATCGCCGGCAGCCCCACCGATATCGCCGATATCCTTGCCGAACAGGCCGATCGCGACGGTCTCGACGGCTTTCTCTTCCAGTTCGCGCAGGCGCCGGATCAGTTGCAGCGGTTCGCGGCGCTCCTCGCGCCCGAACTCAGGCGCCGTCACCTGCTTGTCGATAGCGCGCCCGG